Proteins from a genomic interval of Candidatus Fermentibacter sp.:
- a CDS encoding sulfatase yields the protein MGRIPLIALVLSACCLMAGCGRPAADVPNVLLVIVDTMRSDHLGCYGYARPTTPHIDSLARSGTRWARVQAQCPWTLPAIATIMTGMGDRAHRAGMWDGAFYGIDPALPFLPHLMNQGGFQTAAFFNVLFLDASFGFNRGFDHFDCIGSAEASNLRDAEATTDAALAWLSTAGDSGTPFFMVVHYYDPHLTYDPPEEYAGLFTDPAYDGAFGPSWGTKTDVALVNDDSTGIDSAGVANLVGLYDGEIAFTDVQIGRLLAGLGSCGLSANTLVVVTADHGEEFLDHGGLGHGHTLYQELLSIPLIMSGPGVPQGIVDSTLVGQIDIAPTILAFSGLDVPGAMEGMDILPGPGEDRILLSDLLMTTGGRVTARRMDQKLHWVQSSGACAQFDLALDPSESSPLPEVDASLAEAAGYCWATPALGHPSAVDLDEAAARVLRDLGYIR from the coding sequence ATGGGCCGCATCCCCCTCATCGCTCTGGTCCTGTCGGCCTGCTGCCTGATGGCCGGGTGCGGGCGTCCCGCCGCCGATGTCCCGAATGTGCTCCTTGTGATAGTCGATACGATGCGCTCCGATCACCTGGGCTGCTACGGCTACGCCCGCCCGACGACCCCGCACATCGACAGCCTCGCCCGCTCCGGGACGAGATGGGCACGCGTCCAGGCCCAGTGCCCATGGACCCTTCCCGCCATCGCTACGATCATGACCGGCATGGGCGACAGGGCCCACAGGGCAGGCATGTGGGACGGGGCATTCTACGGGATCGACCCCGCCCTGCCATTCCTGCCGCACCTCATGAACCAGGGGGGGTTCCAGACCGCGGCCTTCTTCAACGTCCTGTTCCTCGACGCGAGTTTCGGATTCAACAGGGGGTTCGATCATTTCGACTGCATCGGCTCCGCCGAAGCATCGAACCTCCGCGATGCGGAAGCCACGACGGACGCCGCCCTCGCCTGGCTGTCCACGGCCGGGGATTCGGGAACACCCTTCTTCATGGTCGTCCACTATTATGATCCGCACCTGACCTACGATCCGCCGGAGGAATACGCGGGGCTCTTCACCGACCCCGCCTACGACGGCGCCTTCGGCCCCTCCTGGGGCACCAAGACCGACGTCGCCCTGGTCAACGATGATTCGACAGGGATCGACAGTGCCGGCGTCGCGAACCTCGTCGGCCTCTACGACGGCGAGATCGCATTCACGGACGTCCAGATCGGCAGGCTGCTGGCAGGGCTCGGATCCTGCGGCCTCTCCGCGAATACCCTGGTAGTGGTGACCGCCGATCACGGGGAGGAGTTCCTCGATCACGGCGGGCTGGGCCATGGGCACACGCTCTACCAGGAGCTCCTCTCGATACCGCTGATCATGTCCGGTCCGGGAGTGCCGCAGGGGATCGTCGACAGTACGCTCGTCGGTCAGATCGACATCGCCCCGACGATCCTCGCCTTTTCGGGTCTCGACGTACCCGGAGCCATGGAGGGGATGGACATCCTCCCGGGTCCCGGGGAAGACCGCATCCTCCTGTCCGATCTCCTCATGACCACTGGTGGAAGGGTCACCGCGCGGCGTATGGACCAGAAGCTCCACTGGGTCCAGTCTTCGGGCGCCTGTGCCCAGTTCGATCTGGCCCTCGATCCATCCGAATCGAGCCCGCTCCCCGAAGTGGATGCATCGCTCGCCGAGGCAGCCGGGTACTGCTGGGCCACTCCGGCACTGGGACACCCTTCAGCGGTCGATCTCGACGAAGCCGCAGCCAGGGTTCTGAGAGACCTGGGCTACATCAGATAG
- the glgP gene encoding alpha-glucan family phosphorylase, with protein sequence MQTRVYKVVPRIPERLSALRTIAYNLWWTWNPEAVDLFRWIDGRLWEETLHNPVLLLGRAEQKRLEELASDSVYISNLDDVAGRLEDYMGRPTWFDRAFEHRQGALDNLLVAFFSMEFGLHESLPIYSGGLGVLAGDTLKSASELGLPLVGVSLLYRQGYFGQYLNSDGWQQERYFVNDYSNTPVNPVVDRDGRPVVVTLPLDGRNVSAAVWMVRVGRTILYLLDTDLPSNTPSDRQITGHLYGGDRDMRIRQEIVLGIGGLRALEAMGRRPSVCHANEGHSAFMVLERIRQLMGEGLGLGEARELAVAGNVFTTHTPVPAGNEEFSPELVDIYLKPYLDALGMSLESFLELGRAAGAGGDFSMTVFALRHSRYRNGVSRLHGRVSRSIWKQVWPGLPEDDVPIEHVTNGVHIDSWLSDEMTRILNRYIGPRWPSTPRDEACWRNISTIPDSELWRGHVRLRERLVTYVRERWRTQQTSMGQQSHRFSEVPVLNPDVLTIGFARRFATYKRATLLFGDPERLARLLNHPERPVQIVFAGKAHPHDDGGKEMIRQIVHMSMKDGIYGRLVYLEDYSMDMARHFVQGVDVWLNVPRRPLEASGTSGMKAAMNGVLNCSVPDGWWDEAWTPETGWLVGRGESYDDPEVQDRVETTALYDRIENVIAPMFYDRQDDGLPRKWISMMKESMKAICPVFNTNRMLAEYTDRFYIPAYEGWEALAADSGAGARDLASWKARVRAAWPSVAIERVDSPDEDHTVTVGDVIPLRVVISAQGLDPDDLAVEVHSGMVTGDKVLGRTTSERIAFSGTEDGRFVFAGSFTSARSGTQGFTVRVLPSHRRFGTVIEPGLVTWWV encoded by the coding sequence GTGCAGACAAGGGTCTACAAGGTCGTTCCCCGCATCCCGGAGCGTCTCTCCGCCCTCAGGACCATCGCCTACAACCTCTGGTGGACATGGAATCCCGAAGCGGTGGACCTCTTCAGATGGATCGACGGCAGGCTGTGGGAGGAGACCCTGCACAACCCCGTGCTCCTCCTCGGCCGGGCGGAACAGAAGAGACTCGAGGAACTGGCCTCGGACAGCGTCTACATCTCCAACCTCGACGACGTGGCCGGCAGGCTCGAGGACTACATGGGGCGCCCCACCTGGTTCGACAGGGCGTTCGAGCACCGGCAGGGCGCGCTGGACAACCTGCTGGTGGCGTTCTTCTCGATGGAGTTCGGCCTCCATGAGAGCCTCCCGATCTACTCCGGAGGTCTCGGCGTGCTCGCCGGCGACACATTGAAGAGCGCGAGCGAGCTGGGGCTGCCGCTTGTGGGTGTCTCTCTCCTGTACAGGCAGGGCTACTTCGGACAGTACCTGAACAGCGACGGCTGGCAGCAGGAACGGTACTTCGTCAACGACTACTCCAACACCCCCGTGAACCCCGTCGTCGACCGGGACGGCAGGCCCGTGGTCGTCACCCTCCCGCTCGACGGCAGGAACGTGTCGGCTGCGGTGTGGATGGTGAGGGTGGGCCGCACGATACTCTACCTACTCGACACCGATCTCCCTTCGAACACGCCTTCCGACAGGCAGATAACCGGTCACCTCTACGGGGGCGACCGCGACATGAGGATCCGCCAGGAGATCGTCCTGGGCATCGGCGGCCTCCGCGCGCTCGAGGCCATGGGCCGGCGCCCGTCGGTATGCCACGCCAACGAGGGGCATTCGGCGTTCATGGTGCTGGAGCGGATCAGGCAGCTCATGGGCGAGGGGCTGGGACTCGGAGAGGCCCGGGAGCTCGCGGTGGCCGGCAACGTCTTCACGACCCACACTCCCGTGCCGGCCGGCAACGAGGAGTTCTCTCCCGAACTCGTCGACATCTATCTCAAACCTTATCTCGATGCCCTGGGCATGTCGCTCGAGTCGTTCCTCGAGCTCGGCCGCGCCGCCGGCGCGGGGGGCGACTTCTCCATGACGGTGTTCGCCCTCAGGCACTCCCGGTACAGGAACGGAGTAAGCCGCCTGCACGGCCGCGTCTCGAGATCGATATGGAAACAGGTGTGGCCGGGTCTCCCGGAGGACGACGTGCCCATCGAGCACGTCACCAACGGCGTCCACATCGACTCCTGGCTCTCCGACGAGATGACGCGCATCCTCAACCGCTACATCGGTCCGAGGTGGCCGAGCACACCCCGCGACGAGGCATGCTGGAGGAACATCTCGACGATACCCGACTCCGAGCTCTGGAGGGGGCATGTCAGGCTCCGCGAACGCCTCGTCACATACGTCCGCGAGAGATGGCGCACTCAGCAGACCAGCATGGGCCAGCAGAGCCACAGGTTCTCCGAGGTGCCGGTGCTCAACCCCGATGTCCTGACGATCGGCTTCGCGAGGAGGTTCGCGACCTACAAGAGGGCGACCCTCCTGTTCGGGGATCCCGAGAGGCTCGCGAGGCTCCTCAACCATCCCGAGAGGCCGGTCCAGATCGTCTTCGCAGGCAAGGCCCACCCCCACGACGACGGCGGCAAGGAGATGATCCGCCAGATCGTCCACATGAGCATGAAGGACGGGATCTACGGACGACTCGTCTATCTGGAGGACTACAGCATGGACATGGCCAGGCACTTCGTGCAGGGCGTCGATGTCTGGCTCAACGTCCCCAGACGGCCCCTCGAGGCCAGCGGGACGAGCGGCATGAAGGCGGCAATGAACGGCGTTCTCAACTGCAGCGTTCCCGACGGCTGGTGGGACGAGGCCTGGACGCCTGAAACCGGCTGGCTGGTGGGGCGCGGCGAGAGCTACGACGATCCGGAGGTTCAGGACAGGGTCGAGACCACCGCCCTCTACGACCGCATCGAGAACGTCATCGCACCGATGTTCTACGACAGGCAGGACGACGGGCTGCCTCGCAAGTGGATCTCGATGATGAAGGAGTCGATGAAGGCGATCTGCCCAGTCTTCAACACGAACAGGATGCTGGCGGAGTACACCGACCGCTTCTACATCCCGGCCTACGAAGGCTGGGAGGCTCTCGCGGCCGATTCCGGCGCCGGGGCCAGGGATCTCGCGTCGTGGAAGGCCCGTGTGCGTGCGGCATGGCCCTCGGTCGCCATCGAGCGCGTGGATTCGCCCGACGAGGATCACACGGTCACCGTCGGGGACGTGATCCCTCTCAGGGTGGTGATCTCCGCCCAGGGCCTCGATCCCGACGACCTCGCGGTCGAGGTGCACTCGGGGATGGTGACGGGAGACAAGGTGCTCGGCAGGACGACTTCCGAACGCATCGCCTTCAGCGGGACCGAGGACGGCCGGTTCGTGTTCGCCGGGAGCTTCACGTCGGCCAGGTCGGGCACGCAGGGGTTCACCGTCAGGGTGCTCCCGAGCCACAGGAGGTTCGGGACCGTCATCGAGCCGGGGCTGGTCACATGGTGGGTCTAG
- a CDS encoding C25 family cysteine peptidase — protein MNRLAITAFILAASPREAVSGSLEWTVSFDPGSLALGRDGCFTLVQADGMQIGGDPGTPLLPSRPVAFVIDPGAVDVEFAVSFSDPERVDVPSALSPAGTPGPIGSRLSRPSRTPDPSVYLSEDPWPRSGVSGERTGRLGGFSVASCVITPWEYRPLSNELTLFRTARIRLEWDGSAPVNPLTIEQIRSAEGRVALLVDNAEEVASHRPPVRPGRAGDAVWTAVCDSSFTGALEPLRAMWEDSLGSASILTIQEIEQASAGADSAERLRNAIRDLWLEHGAVYVLLAGDESLVPARIVRTLCEGLLDNAPVDHYFSDLDGDWDLSGDGVYGQPEDSLDLFMDVLLGRALFSTAGQADVFVQKTIGYATDPPGGSWSTTALLCGAMLFEEIGYIGGKSCDTLSAALPASWDVIRVYEEPSVLDGSDTHIEYLQDGTGWNYYAGHGNVNGVWWSDPPYTMMSVSLAQDLSNGPRTGIHTSIACHPGDFCDYLQCCAEALLQNPDGGAVSVTFNTTYGWEGYWPEMGASEWMCILFTRAVFLDHLPTLGDAFASAKDQRIPCIHGPFDRNLQSILAWTAFQDPALRPHGVRGDTPVPPTEFSISPPWPNPSTRGAPVNFSVGFTGGTAELSAWDMAGRLLWRQTASGIGTYQWDGRLPDGSRAPAGVYIISARRGDMVLSRRTAILD, from the coding sequence ATGAACAGACTGGCGATCACCGCGTTCATCCTCGCCGCCTCCCCCCGGGAGGCGGTGTCCGGCAGCCTCGAGTGGACCGTGAGCTTCGACCCCGGGTCGCTCGCTCTCGGCCGGGACGGCTGCTTCACACTCGTCCAGGCGGACGGCATGCAGATCGGAGGGGATCCCGGCACCCCTCTCCTGCCCTCCCGGCCGGTGGCCTTCGTGATCGATCCCGGAGCCGTCGACGTCGAGTTCGCCGTGAGCTTCTCCGATCCCGAGAGGGTGGACGTGCCTTCGGCGCTTTCGCCGGCGGGGACGCCGGGTCCGATCGGAAGCAGGCTCAGCCGTCCTTCCCGCACTCCCGATCCTTCGGTCTACCTGTCGGAGGATCCCTGGCCCCGGTCGGGCGTCTCCGGGGAGCGGACGGGCCGTCTCGGCGGTTTCTCGGTCGCATCCTGCGTGATAACGCCCTGGGAGTACAGGCCTCTCTCGAACGAACTGACCCTCTTCAGGACAGCCAGGATCAGGCTCGAGTGGGACGGGTCGGCTCCCGTGAATCCTCTGACCATCGAGCAGATCAGGTCGGCGGAGGGCAGGGTCGCCCTCCTGGTGGACAACGCAGAGGAGGTCGCATCGCACCGCCCCCCGGTCAGGCCCGGAAGGGCCGGCGACGCCGTGTGGACGGCGGTCTGCGACAGCTCCTTCACGGGGGCACTCGAACCCCTGAGGGCGATGTGGGAGGATTCGCTGGGCTCGGCATCCATCCTCACGATTCAGGAAATCGAGCAGGCCTCGGCGGGAGCAGATTCGGCGGAACGTCTCAGGAACGCAATCCGTGATCTCTGGCTCGAGCACGGGGCAGTCTACGTCCTGCTCGCCGGAGACGAGAGCCTGGTACCCGCGAGGATAGTCAGGACCCTGTGCGAGGGGCTGCTCGACAACGCTCCCGTCGATCACTACTTCAGCGATCTCGACGGCGACTGGGACCTTTCCGGCGACGGGGTGTACGGCCAGCCGGAGGACTCCCTCGACCTCTTCATGGACGTCCTGCTCGGTAGGGCCCTCTTCTCCACCGCCGGCCAGGCGGATGTATTCGTACAGAAGACCATCGGGTACGCGACCGATCCCCCCGGGGGCTCCTGGAGCACCACGGCCCTCCTGTGCGGTGCCATGCTGTTCGAGGAGATCGGCTACATCGGGGGGAAGAGCTGCGACACCCTCTCCGCGGCGCTTCCGGCCAGCTGGGATGTGATCAGGGTGTACGAGGAGCCGTCCGTGCTCGACGGCAGCGACACCCACATCGAGTATCTCCAGGATGGGACCGGCTGGAACTACTACGCCGGGCACGGGAACGTGAACGGCGTATGGTGGTCGGACCCGCCCTACACGATGATGAGCGTGAGCCTGGCGCAGGATCTTTCCAACGGCCCGAGAACGGGCATCCATACCAGCATAGCCTGCCACCCCGGCGACTTCTGCGACTACCTGCAGTGCTGTGCCGAGGCCCTGCTCCAGAACCCCGACGGCGGCGCCGTCTCCGTGACATTCAACACTACCTACGGCTGGGAGGGATACTGGCCCGAGATGGGCGCGAGCGAATGGATGTGCATCCTGTTCACACGGGCCGTCTTCCTCGATCATCTCCCGACCCTGGGCGATGCCTTCGCCTCGGCCAAGGATCAGAGGATCCCGTGCATCCACGGCCCGTTCGACCGGAACCTGCAGTCGATCCTCGCCTGGACGGCCTTCCAGGATCCCGCGCTCAGGCCCCACGGCGTGAGGGGAGACACTCCGGTCCCTCCCACGGAGTTCTCCATCTCGCCGCCATGGCCCAATCCCTCCACGCGGGGCGCCCCCGTGAACTTCTCGGTGGGTTTCACGGGAGGTACGGCCGAACTCTCGGCATGGGACATGGCGGGCAGGCTCCTGTGGAGGCAGACCGCATCCGGCATCGGAACATACCAGTGGGACGGCCGCCTGCCCGACGGGAGCCGCGCGCCGGCAGGGGTCTACATCATCTCGGCCAGGCGGGGCGACATGGTCCTCAGCCGCCGTACGGCGATCCTCGACTGA
- a CDS encoding VIT domain-containing protein, with translation MKSVVFAALAILSTALAQDDAADYSRLQAVGENGVVVDLPLEHTSVDISVTGNLQRAVVRQVYGNPFAEPIEAVYVFPLPDDGAVDRMNMYIGDRLVVGRIYERDAARAIYEEAISSGQTASLLEQERPNIFTQSVGNILPGDSITIEISYVATVGYDDGRYELSFPMVVGPRFIPGDPTGQSGTGWSFDTIQVPDASRITPHVVPEGTRAGYDIDLSVTMNTGFPVGQVRSLNHEVEQEREGGTISIELARKDEIPNRDFVLTYTSASDRIETGIMATNGDLGGHFMLILQPEVDVAGNDIMPKEMFFVVDCSGSMSGQPIEVAKETVRQFVRGMNPGDSFQIIRFSEDASGMSDHPLENTPDNVATGISYINALQGEGGTMMIEGIRSAVGYPEDPDRMRFIVFLTDGYIGNEAEILGELQTTLGENTRLFSVGVGSGPNRYLIEGLAEEGRGAAYYVGLDEDPETAVSAVYEKLNNPYLVGIDIDWGNLKVTEVYPASIPDLFAGQPLVVTGRYTAPGRGQVRVTGMVGDREWSRNISVDLPEEEEGNDVIATLWARRKIHDLSRLLYDPYGYETYDQEVVDAITDVALDYQIMSNYTSFVAVSAEVRTVDGRPVTVEVPVNMPQGVSYEGVFGDGNEGYYATAQSQMAAPSTTMMRSYGTVGGSGGYAPGRATEMECCDMAVDGDYHYNPSASVTMVTASPYLGLRASEVRSALRECVDGMQAAYAEFAEETRLDDGTFATGSITFSIGFDDTGRVSDVSAVSDGVGSDRLVRDMTALLRAVRISEPPEGAGTIIVTYSFSAV, from the coding sequence GTGAAATCGGTTGTCTTTGCAGCGCTGGCAATACTCTCGACGGCACTGGCCCAGGATGACGCGGCTGACTACAGCAGGCTCCAGGCCGTAGGGGAGAACGGTGTGGTGGTCGATCTCCCTCTCGAGCACACGTCGGTCGACATCTCGGTCACCGGCAACCTGCAGAGGGCCGTGGTCAGGCAGGTGTACGGCAATCCGTTCGCGGAGCCGATCGAGGCCGTCTATGTCTTCCCGCTGCCCGACGACGGCGCGGTCGACAGGATGAACATGTACATCGGAGACCGGCTGGTGGTCGGGCGCATCTACGAGAGGGACGCCGCAAGGGCCATCTACGAGGAGGCGATCTCCTCGGGCCAGACCGCGAGCCTGCTCGAGCAGGAGCGGCCCAACATCTTCACGCAGAGCGTGGGGAACATCCTGCCCGGCGACAGCATCACGATAGAGATCAGCTACGTGGCCACGGTGGGATACGATGACGGCCGCTACGAGCTCTCGTTCCCTATGGTGGTGGGCCCGAGGTTCATCCCCGGGGATCCGACCGGGCAGTCGGGCACGGGGTGGTCGTTCGACACCATCCAGGTCCCCGACGCCAGCAGGATCACCCCCCACGTGGTTCCCGAGGGCACAAGGGCCGGGTACGACATCGACCTCTCCGTCACCATGAACACCGGCTTCCCGGTGGGCCAGGTCAGGAGCCTGAACCACGAGGTCGAACAGGAGCGCGAGGGCGGCACGATCTCCATCGAACTGGCGAGGAAGGACGAGATCCCAAACCGCGACTTCGTGCTCACCTACACATCCGCCTCCGACAGGATCGAGACCGGCATCATGGCCACCAACGGCGACCTCGGCGGGCACTTCATGCTGATCCTGCAGCCCGAGGTGGACGTGGCCGGGAACGACATCATGCCCAAGGAGATGTTCTTCGTCGTCGACTGCTCGGGTTCGATGAGCGGCCAGCCGATCGAGGTCGCGAAGGAGACCGTCAGGCAGTTCGTCAGGGGGATGAACCCGGGCGACTCGTTCCAGATCATCCGGTTCAGCGAGGATGCCAGCGGGATGTCGGACCACCCCCTGGAGAACACCCCTGACAACGTCGCTACAGGCATCTCCTACATCAACGCCCTCCAGGGCGAGGGCGGGACGATGATGATCGAGGGTATCAGGTCCGCCGTCGGATACCCCGAGGATCCCGACAGGATGAGGTTCATCGTCTTCCTCACCGACGGGTACATCGGCAACGAGGCCGAGATCCTGGGCGAACTCCAGACAACTCTGGGCGAGAACACCCGCCTCTTCAGCGTAGGCGTCGGCTCGGGCCCCAACCGCTACCTCATCGAGGGGCTGGCCGAGGAGGGCCGCGGCGCGGCCTACTACGTCGGGCTGGACGAGGATCCCGAGACGGCCGTCTCGGCAGTATACGAGAAGCTCAACAACCCGTATCTCGTCGGCATCGACATCGACTGGGGCAATCTGAAGGTGACCGAGGTCTATCCCGCGTCCATCCCCGACCTCTTCGCCGGGCAGCCGCTGGTCGTCACCGGCCGCTACACGGCCCCCGGAAGGGGCCAGGTCAGGGTGACCGGCATGGTGGGCGACCGCGAGTGGAGCAGGAACATCTCCGTCGATCTCCCCGAGGAGGAGGAGGGCAACGACGTGATCGCCACCCTCTGGGCGAGGCGCAAGATCCACGACCTCTCCAGGCTGCTCTACGATCCCTACGGATACGAGACCTACGACCAGGAGGTGGTCGACGCCATCACCGACGTGGCCCTGGACTACCAGATAATGAGCAACTACACATCATTCGTCGCCGTGAGCGCCGAGGTGAGGACCGTGGACGGCAGGCCCGTCACTGTCGAGGTCCCGGTCAACATGCCCCAGGGCGTCTCCTACGAGGGCGTGTTCGGCGATGGAAACGAAGGGTATTACGCGACCGCCCAGAGCCAGATGGCCGCACCTTCTACGACGATGATGAGGTCGTACGGCACCGTCGGCGGCTCCGGCGGGTACGCACCCGGCAGGGCCACCGAGATGGAATGCTGCGACATGGCCGTCGACGGCGACTACCACTACAATCCCTCGGCGTCGGTGACGATGGTGACGGCCTCGCCCTATCTCGGTCTGAGGGCATCGGAGGTGCGGTCGGCGCTCAGGGAGTGCGTCGACGGGATGCAGGCCGCCTATGCCGAGTTCGCGGAGGAAACGCGTCTCGACGACGGCACCTTCGCGACCGGCAGCATCACGTTCTCGATCGGGTTCGACGACACCGGCAGGGTCTCGGATGTGTCTGCCGTCAGCGACGGCGTCGGGTCCGACAGGCTGGTGAGGGACATGACGGCGCTCCTGAGGGCTGTCAGGATCTCCGAGCCGCCCGAGGGCGCCGGGACGATAATCGTCACATACAGCTTCTCGGCCGTGTAG
- a CDS encoding acyltransferase, with translation MDYKLINDCEIGEGTRVWNFVNLYGCRIGRDCMIGCFTEIQRGAVIGDRTRVQSHSFVCDMVTIGSDCFIGHGVMFINDVYPPQPEKEKWKGTVVEDGASIGSNATILPVRIGRNSIVGAGSVVTRDVPDGAIVAGNPAKFLRFREGFHPSQ, from the coding sequence ATGGATTACAAGTTGATCAACGACTGCGAGATAGGCGAGGGGACGAGGGTCTGGAACTTCGTGAACCTCTACGGGTGCAGGATCGGGCGGGACTGCATGATAGGCTGCTTCACCGAGATCCAGCGCGGGGCCGTCATCGGCGACAGGACCAGGGTGCAGAGCCACTCGTTCGTCTGCGACATGGTGACCATCGGGAGCGACTGCTTCATCGGACACGGCGTGATGTTCATCAACGACGTCTATCCGCCGCAGCCCGAGAAGGAGAAGTGGAAGGGGACGGTCGTCGAGGACGGTGCCAGCATCGGCTCGAACGCGACCATCCTGCCGGTGAGGATCGGAAGGAATTCCATCGTGGGCGCCGGATCCGTGGTCACCAGGGACGTACCGGACGGGGCCATCGTAGCCGGCAATCCCGCGAAGTTCCTCAGGTTCCGGGAGGGTTTCCACCCGAGCCAGTAG